The following are encoded in a window of candidate division TA06 bacterium genomic DNA:
- a CDS encoding RluA family pseudouridine synthase — protein sequence MKEREFDRVVGRDKWKIRLDKYLVESGVGVSRSEVQRLIDAGRVLVDGKKVKAHHLLKGGEKVTCTYGVAEKIAVEPEDISINVVYEDDDVIVVDKQAGIVVHPVRGNLHGTLVNALLYHCKSLSEGGDMFRPGVIHRLDKDTTGLLVFARSSKAKSNLGRQMEERTITRKYLTMCWGDMPQKSGTIEAPVGRHSFDRRKMAVTPLSSRSAVTTYVVKERFGIATYMELKLLTGRTHQIRVHLQHFGHPVVADATYGGRKKSALVDIVKKHMSKINDVLEIIDRQALHAAILGFNHPSTGKYAEFSSPLPEDMSNLLEFLRNIEN from the coding sequence ATGAAAGAGAGAGAGTTTGATAGGGTTGTTGGGAGAGACAAGTGGAAGATAAGACTCGACAAGTACCTTGTGGAGTCAGGTGTCGGTGTTTCAAGGTCAGAAGTTCAGAGGCTGATAGACGCTGGCCGGGTCCTTGTCGATGGAAAAAAAGTGAAAGCTCATCACCTCTTGAAAGGGGGGGAGAAGGTCACCTGCACCTATGGTGTAGCTGAGAAGATTGCAGTTGAGCCAGAAGATATATCCATAAATGTGGTTTACGAAGATGATGATGTCATTGTTGTGGACAAACAGGCAGGGATTGTTGTCCACCCTGTAAGAGGAAACTTACACGGGACTCTCGTCAATGCATTGCTCTATCACTGCAAGTCTCTTTCGGAAGGCGGAGACATGTTCAGGCCCGGGGTGATACACAGGCTTGACAAGGACACCACTGGTCTGCTTGTTTTTGCGAGATCGAGTAAGGCTAAGTCCAACCTGGGAAGGCAGATGGAAGAGAGGACCATCACCCGCAAGTACCTGACCATGTGCTGGGGAGACATGCCTCAGAAGTCAGGGACAATCGAGGCCCCTGTGGGAAGGCATTCTTTTGACAGAAGAAAGATGGCAGTGACCCCACTTTCGTCCAGGTCGGCTGTGACCACCTACGTTGTCAAAGAGAGATTTGGTATTGCGACTTACATGGAACTCAAGCTTCTGACCGGCAGGACTCATCAGATAAGGGTGCATCTCCAGCACTTCGGACATCCTGTTGTAGCTGACGCCACCTACGGAGGCAGGAAGAAATCGGCGCTGGTGGATATAGTCAAGAAACACATGAGTAAGATAAATGATGTACTGGAAATCATTGATCGCCAGGCACTGCATGCAGCTATTCTCGGATTCAACCATCCCTCTACAGGGAAATACGCGGAGTTTTCCTCGCCGCTGCCCGAGGACATGAGTAATCTGCTTGAATTCTTGAGGAACATTGAAAACTAA
- a CDS encoding ribonuclease PH, translating to MKRADGRKPDQLRSVKMTKDYLKDVEGSVLIELGHTRLICSATLQDGVPPFLKGSRQGWVTAEYGMLPRSSIQRIPRWRESGRTHEIQRLVGRSLRAVTDLSQLGDHTIIIDCDVVQADGGTRTAAITGGFVALYDAVQKMSVQGMVDKFPISHFLAAVSCGIVGGEIILDLNYEEDSSASADMNVVMTDDGKIVEVQCTAEGNTFAMDEMDKMIRVAQRGIEELIEVQRGCISFELA from the coding sequence ATGAAGAGAGCCGATGGAAGAAAACCAGACCAGCTAAGGTCAGTCAAAATGACCAAAGACTATCTCAAAGATGTAGAAGGGTCTGTCCTCATTGAACTGGGCCACACGAGGCTCATCTGCTCGGCAACGCTTCAAGACGGTGTGCCACCTTTTCTAAAGGGGAGTAGACAGGGATGGGTGACCGCAGAATACGGAATGCTTCCCAGGTCTTCTATTCAGAGAATCCCCAGGTGGAGAGAATCCGGCCGGACACATGAGATACAGAGGCTCGTAGGGAGATCGCTCAGGGCGGTGACAGACCTCTCCCAGTTAGGAGACCACACCATAATCATAGACTGTGATGTGGTGCAGGCCGACGGAGGAACCAGAACAGCCGCCATAACCGGTGGATTCGTCGCCCTCTACGATGCTGTCCAGAAGATGTCTGTACAGGGGATGGTCGATAAGTTTCCCATTTCCCATTTTCTGGCCGCGGTGAGCTGTGGAATTGTGGGCGGTGAGATTATCCTTGATTTGAACTATGAGGAGGACAGCAGCGCATCGGCTGACATGAATGTAGTAATGACTGATGATGGCAAGATCGTTGAGGTCCAGTGTACAGCAGAAGGCAATACGTTTGCGATGGATGAGATGGATAAGATGATAAGGGTGGCACAGCGTGGGATAGAGGAATTGATCGAAGTACAGAGGGGTTGTATTTCGTTCGAACTTGCCTGA
- a CDS encoding DUF3078 domain-containing protein — MNAKRAKCQMSSLSFEHSEGTVPRTWRSCHLPARRKEYVMRALLILASVMLIIGMAIAAFGERWSLGADANLMVTQNAVSNNWTGGETGSVSWTSNLTCLAEKQLHQKIHNRNTLELAFGQSYSQRKESKVWEKPVKSTDIIKLESIFRFTFGLFVDPFAGGKIESFFLDNSDPEKDRYVNPMTFTESFGLAKVLIKDGGREWTARLGAGFRQYLDRDVLVSPVANKRENLTANDGGLEFVNEFTTPLGNDRIVLINRITVFQAFFYSKAEELKGLPNEDYWKAPDVNWENILSGKVTEHIMVNLYTQLFYDKEMDLGAQFMQTLSLGLTYSFR, encoded by the coding sequence ATGAACGCTAAGAGGGCAAAATGTCAAATGTCAAGCCTGTCCTTCGAGCATTCGGAGGGCACCGTCCCCAGAACATGGAGAAGTTGTCATCTGCCTGCCAGAAGAAAGGAGTATGTTATGAGGGCGCTACTTATCCTGGCCTCAGTGATGCTGATAATTGGAATGGCCATAGCAGCATTTGGGGAGAGATGGTCTTTGGGTGCCGATGCGAATCTTATGGTGACTCAAAATGCTGTTAGCAACAACTGGACAGGTGGGGAGACGGGTTCTGTGTCCTGGACATCTAACCTCACATGTCTTGCCGAAAAACAGCTCCACCAGAAGATTCACAACAGAAACACCCTGGAATTGGCGTTCGGCCAATCCTACAGCCAGAGGAAAGAGAGTAAGGTCTGGGAAAAGCCGGTGAAATCGACTGATATCATAAAACTTGAATCCATATTTCGGTTCACATTCGGACTGTTTGTGGATCCCTTTGCTGGAGGCAAAATTGAAAGCTTCTTCCTTGACAACAGCGACCCAGAGAAGGACCGGTATGTGAACCCTATGACTTTCACGGAAAGCTTTGGGCTTGCAAAGGTTCTGATCAAAGACGGGGGCCGTGAGTGGACAGCCCGTCTTGGTGCTGGTTTTAGACAATACCTTGATCGTGATGTATTGGTGAGCCCAGTGGCCAATAAGCGAGAGAACCTGACTGCGAATGACGGGGGACTCGAGTTTGTGAACGAATTCACGACGCCTCTGGGAAATGATAGAATCGTCTTGATCAACAGAATTACCGTCTTCCAGGCGTTTTTCTACTCAAAAGCGGAAGAACTGAAAGGACTGCCCAACGAAGATTACTGGAAGGCCCCGGACGTCAACTGGGAAAATATACTTTCGGGGAAGGTCACAGAACATATTATGGTCAATCTTTACACGCAGCTTTTCTACGATAAAGAAATGGATTTGGGGGCGCAGTTTATGCAGACACTATCGCTGGGGTTGACGTATAGCTTCAGGTAA
- a CDS encoding TIGR00266 family protein: MEHEVLYRSAYALLRVKLEKGEAISAEAGAMVSMSSGVALQTTAKGGLFGALKRSVLGGESFFLNTFTADEGGEMTLAPTLPGDVLSIELRGETIYAQSGAYIASSPEIRIDTKWGGARTFFSREGLFLLKISGTGKVFLSSYGAIHEIELSAGQKYVVDTGHMVAWTEGVAYNVKRVGGLKSTLFSGEGLVCELTGPGKIMIQSRSADAFLAWLIPQIPKNRHWK; this comes from the coding sequence ATGGAGCATGAAGTGCTTTATCGGTCAGCTTACGCCTTACTGAGAGTAAAGCTTGAAAAGGGGGAAGCAATTTCTGCTGAGGCAGGAGCGATGGTGAGTATGTCCAGTGGAGTCGCCCTCCAGACCACTGCGAAGGGAGGCCTATTCGGCGCTCTTAAGAGGAGCGTGCTCGGAGGAGAAAGTTTTTTTCTCAACACTTTCACAGCCGACGAGGGAGGAGAAATGACTCTGGCTCCTACTCTGCCCGGTGATGTTCTCAGCATTGAACTGAGAGGCGAGACCATATATGCGCAGTCTGGGGCCTATATCGCATCATCGCCGGAGATTCGAATCGACACGAAGTGGGGAGGCGCAAGGACGTTCTTTTCTCGAGAAGGCCTGTTTCTTCTGAAGATAAGCGGGACAGGAAAGGTTTTCCTATCGAGTTACGGAGCAATCCACGAGATTGAGCTCAGTGCCGGACAGAAATATGTGGTGGATACGGGGCACATGGTTGCTTGGACTGAGGGTGTGGCATACAACGTGAAGAGAGTCGGTGGACTGAAGTCAACGTTGTTCAGCGGCGAGGGGCTCGTGTGCGAGTTGACCGGCCCGGGCAAGATCATGATACAGTCAAGAAGCGCCGATGCTTTTCTTGCGTGGCTGATTCCCCAGATCCCGAAAAACCGGCACTGGAAATGA